In the genome of Leeuwenhoekiella sp. MAR_2009_132, one region contains:
- a CDS encoding 3'-5' exonuclease — protein MLSKIHLENILFLDIETVPQLENFSDLDTDMQELFADKTQYQRKDDFTAEEFYDRAGIWAEFGKIVCISVGYFKVKDAMRTFRTTSFHGDERNQLLEFKKLLSEHFNKPQHLLCAHNGKEFDFPFIARRMIINGIALPFKLDLFGKKPWEIPHLDTLEMWKFGDYKHYTSLKLLTKILNIPSPKTDIDGSQVRDVFYLENDIARIVEYCERDVVAVAQIVLRLRNEALLLETEIISV, from the coding sequence ATGCTATCAAAAATACACTTAGAAAACATTTTATTTCTAGATATAGAAACCGTACCTCAACTCGAAAATTTTAGCGATTTAGATACAGATATGCAGGAATTATTTGCCGATAAAACTCAGTATCAGCGCAAAGATGATTTTACAGCAGAAGAGTTTTACGACAGGGCAGGTATTTGGGCTGAGTTTGGTAAAATCGTTTGTATTTCGGTAGGTTATTTTAAAGTTAAAGACGCCATGCGTACATTTAGAACAACCTCTTTTCATGGAGATGAACGAAACCAACTGCTTGAATTTAAAAAACTTCTATCTGAACATTTTAATAAGCCGCAACACCTATTGTGTGCCCACAATGGTAAAGAGTTTGACTTCCCGTTTATCGCAAGACGTATGATTATTAATGGGATTGCACTTCCGTTTAAATTAGATTTATTCGGCAAAAAACCATGGGAAATTCCGCATCTTGACACCTTGGAAATGTGGAAGTTTGGCGATTATAAACACTATACTTCTCTAAAACTACTCACTAAAATCCTAAATATTCCTTCTCCCAAAACCGATATAGATGGTAGCCAGGTACGCGATGTATTTTATTTAGAAAATGATATTGCGCGTATTGTAGAATATTGCGAACGTGATGTCGTCGCTGTTGCACAAATTGTTTTGCGCCTGCGCAATGAAGCTTTATTACTAGAGACAGAGATCATTTCAGTTTAA
- a CDS encoding methylated-DNA--[protein]-cysteine S-methyltransferase: protein MKEAYLDSPLGTLLIKGNQEGLVSVTFLDEKILQSEAIPKELQDVVSQLEHYFTGDLKDFNLKLNLQGTDFQKKVWLQLAKIPFGKTTSYLQMAKDLGDPKVIRAAATANGKNPIAIIVPCHRVIGSDHSMTGYAGGIWRKKWLLEHESPVTQQTLF from the coding sequence ATGAAAGAAGCCTATCTAGATTCTCCTTTGGGAACACTATTAATTAAAGGAAATCAAGAAGGACTGGTATCTGTAACATTTTTAGATGAAAAAATTTTGCAAAGCGAAGCAATACCTAAAGAGCTTCAAGATGTAGTTTCTCAATTAGAACACTATTTTACAGGAGATTTAAAAGATTTTAATCTAAAATTGAATCTACAAGGCACCGATTTTCAGAAAAAAGTGTGGTTACAACTGGCGAAAATCCCTTTTGGGAAAACCACTTCCTACTTACAAATGGCCAAAGATCTTGGCGACCCAAAAGTAATACGCGCAGCAGCTACTGCAAATGGTAAAAACCCAATCGCTATTATTGTACCATGCCACCGTGTGATTGGCAGCGATCATTCTATGACGGGTTACGCCGGTGGCATCTGGCGTAAAAAATGGCTTCTTGAGCACGAAAGTCCGGTTACACAACAAACGCTATTTTAG
- a CDS encoding CNNM domain-containing protein: MGLLIAFAFISIFFSFLCSILEAVLLSVTPSFIRIKTKEGHAYAKTLANFKKDIDKPLIAILTLNTIAHTVGAILVGDQAGTMAAESGWDFSVLGLNFVAIVSTIMTLLILVLSEIIPKTIGATYWKSLGNFTAKTLTLILIFLKYTGILWLLTQVTKLVGKSAHVSTMSREEFLALTDAAEKEGVFEDNETTVIKNLLVFKSVMAKDVMTPFPVVVTEDETKTLNQFHKEHPHLKFSRIPVFSKKSHNITGFILKDDVLEEIVEEQGEKLLSDIKRDILIVDADQPIPALFDTFVTSRGHIALVTDHFGNTIGVVTMEDIIETLLGLEIMDESDTIEDMQVQARKNWERRAKRMGIVLDKIPENSKTVELSPQHDVNVKNEDVDKPSE; this comes from the coding sequence ATGGGTCTACTAATCGCCTTTGCATTTATATCTATATTTTTCTCGTTTCTATGTTCTATCCTGGAAGCGGTTTTATTAAGTGTTACTCCTAGTTTTATACGCATTAAAACTAAGGAAGGTCACGCATACGCCAAGACATTGGCTAACTTTAAAAAAGACATAGACAAACCCCTAATTGCTATTTTAACTTTAAATACAATTGCGCATACTGTGGGTGCAATTTTAGTAGGGGATCAAGCAGGTACAATGGCTGCTGAGTCAGGTTGGGATTTTTCTGTTTTAGGACTCAATTTTGTCGCTATTGTCTCTACAATAATGACCTTATTAATACTTGTGCTTTCAGAAATTATCCCTAAAACAATAGGTGCTACTTACTGGAAATCTCTGGGCAACTTTACAGCGAAGACCTTAACGCTTATTCTAATATTTCTAAAATATACCGGTATTTTATGGTTGTTGACTCAAGTAACTAAACTTGTGGGTAAATCTGCTCATGTAAGTACAATGAGTCGTGAAGAATTTTTAGCACTCACCGATGCTGCTGAAAAAGAAGGAGTTTTTGAAGATAATGAGACTACTGTAATTAAGAATCTACTGGTTTTTAAATCGGTGATGGCAAAAGATGTAATGACGCCTTTTCCAGTTGTGGTGACCGAAGATGAGACTAAAACTTTAAATCAATTTCATAAAGAACACCCACATCTTAAGTTTTCGAGAATACCTGTTTTCAGTAAAAAATCACACAACATAACCGGCTTTATTTTAAAAGATGATGTTCTCGAGGAAATTGTAGAAGAACAGGGAGAGAAATTGCTTTCAGATATAAAAAGAGATATTCTTATTGTAGATGCAGATCAACCCATACCTGCACTTTTTGACACTTTTGTAACCAGTCGTGGTCATATTGCATTAGTAACAGACCATTTTGGAAACACCATAGGTGTTGTTACTATGGAAGACATTATAGAAACACTTCTGGGACTCGAAATAATGGACGAGAGTGACACTATTGAAGATATGCAGGTGCAAGCTCGTAAAAACTGGGAGCGCCGTGCAAAACGTATGGGAATCGTTCTAGACAAAATTCCAGAGAACTCTAAAACAGTTGAGTTATCTCCTCAGCACGATGTAAACGTAAAAAACGAAGATGTTGATAAACCTTCAGAATGA
- the hemB gene encoding porphobilinogen synthase, translating to MFPLRRNRRLRTSEAMRALVRETIISPNDFILPVFVVEGKGVKDEIASMPGYYRLSLDNLKKEAKEVWSLGIKSVLLFVKVDDKLKDNKGTEALNPDGLMQRAIKAVKDAVPGMVVMTDVALDPFSSFGHDGIVAGGKVLNDDSSAILAEMALSHANAGADMVAPSDMMDGRIFEMRTLLEDEGHHDVGIMSYSAKYASAFYGPFRDALDSAPVDLKDVPKDKKTYQMDYANRDEAIKETLMDIEEGADIVMVKPGLCYLDIVRDIKNEVNVPVAVYQVSGEYAMIKAASERGWLDHDAVVLEQTYAIKRAGADLIASYFAKDVVKLIS from the coding sequence ATGTTTCCATTAAGAAGAAATCGCAGATTACGTACTTCAGAAGCTATGCGCGCTTTAGTACGTGAAACTATCATATCGCCTAATGACTTTATTCTACCTGTTTTTGTGGTAGAAGGAAAAGGGGTTAAAGATGAAATTGCATCAATGCCGGGTTATTATCGCCTGAGTCTTGACAATCTTAAAAAAGAAGCTAAAGAAGTATGGTCGCTGGGTATTAAAAGCGTGTTACTTTTTGTAAAAGTAGATGATAAACTGAAAGACAATAAAGGTACTGAAGCACTAAATCCTGACGGACTTATGCAACGAGCTATAAAAGCTGTTAAAGATGCAGTGCCGGGTATGGTTGTTATGACCGATGTCGCCTTAGATCCTTTCTCGTCTTTTGGGCACGATGGTATCGTAGCGGGAGGTAAAGTACTTAATGATGATTCTAGTGCTATTTTAGCTGAGATGGCACTTTCACACGCTAATGCCGGTGCAGACATGGTTGCTCCTAGTGATATGATGGACGGTCGTATTTTTGAAATGCGTACCCTGCTTGAAGATGAAGGGCACCACGACGTAGGTATTATGAGTTACTCAGCAAAATATGCTTCTGCTTTTTACGGTCCGTTTCGGGATGCTCTAGACAGTGCTCCTGTTGATCTTAAGGATGTTCCAAAAGATAAAAAGACCTATCAGATGGATTATGCAAACCGCGATGAGGCCATTAAAGAAACACTCATGGATATTGAAGAAGGTGCAGATATTGTTATGGTAAAACCAGGTCTTTGCTACCTTGATATTGTACGCGACATTAAAAATGAGGTTAATGTACCGGTAGCTGTATATCAGGTAAGTGGTGAATATGCTATGATAAAAGCGGCATCAGAGCGCGGCTGGTTAGATCACGACGCTGTGGTTCTTGAACAAACATATGCAATTAAACGCGCAGGTGCAGATCTAATTGCCAGTTATTTTGCTAAGGATGTAGTGAAGTTAATTTCATAA
- a CDS encoding DEAD/DEAH box helicase family protein has product MSLAPDFTLTEHLKFIFPWRSYQDKFLKDFDKHIEDEHLHVIAPPGSGKTVLGLEMIRRVNKKTLVFTPTLTIRNQWNDRLGDCFLKNSKDVNCGYNLKKPADITFSTYQSLHAFFKNEMNSSSEKLLDFFRNAGIKNIVLDEAHHLKNEWWLPLFELKRLENCIYIALTATPPYDSSPRELRNYFELCGAVDAEITVPELVKEQNLCPHQDYIHFSKPSIERINDILDFREQIYHFVTALTGNIKFIELVKTHPFYKETEAVLPQIYEAPKLYSALLIFLNASKELITREKLEILGLTEEEQKHIPSFSYEWVEVLLQYYLVDFKDAYGEDAAVLYPIEKELRRIGVLDQKRLNLIGDQRFYKSLSQSVTKLNSILEITNLEAKNMGDSLRQVILSDYIRKEFVDIRQNQLHTINKLGVIPIFQHLRFNGIKEQYLGVLTGSLIILHSSTIDELRKHLPADAITWEQIPASSFLIIKPNATSKTLLIGAITHLFETGFIKILIGTKSLLGEGWDCPAINTLVLASFVGSFVMSNQMRGRAIRVSPNQPDKVANIWHLACVDPTADSGGADYNLLQRRFDAFCGVSLTGVPVIENGSDRLNIKVGSNNSEDLNLHFRNLASNRNLVKSRWSEAIEEGAVMVNELKLNFDDNQPFKVKRKIAYDTTLKYALAEIGLILTVVLPEIFISYLRVLISKGIIHFIVVVAAALAVTLMPKFFKASKLYLYFGRIDKDIEAIAKVVLRTMINLKHIHTPPKNIVLEIEEPHAGVINCYLKGATAKEEKLFISYLQEVILPIENPRYILAQANWLREQLGFSSYFTVPDVFAQRKEDALVFYNFWTQHLGECSLYFTRNLRGRKLLLKARFQALKKDTHVSAKQATIWK; this is encoded by the coding sequence TTGAGCTTAGCGCCTGATTTTACTCTAACTGAACATCTCAAATTCATATTTCCGTGGAGGTCGTATCAAGATAAATTTCTTAAGGATTTTGATAAGCATATAGAAGACGAGCATTTGCATGTAATTGCGCCGCCAGGATCTGGCAAAACGGTTTTAGGTCTCGAAATGATAAGACGGGTAAATAAAAAAACACTGGTTTTTACACCTACGCTTACCATTAGAAATCAATGGAATGATCGTCTTGGGGATTGTTTTCTAAAAAACAGTAAGGATGTAAATTGTGGTTATAATTTAAAGAAGCCTGCAGATATTACATTTTCTACATATCAATCGCTACATGCTTTTTTTAAGAATGAGATGAATTCTTCTTCAGAAAAATTACTTGATTTTTTTAGAAATGCAGGGATTAAAAATATTGTTTTAGATGAGGCACATCATCTAAAAAATGAGTGGTGGCTGCCGCTTTTTGAACTAAAAAGATTAGAAAACTGTATTTATATCGCCCTTACAGCTACACCGCCTTATGACAGTTCACCCAGAGAATTACGTAATTATTTTGAACTTTGCGGTGCTGTAGATGCAGAAATCACAGTTCCTGAACTAGTAAAAGAACAGAATTTATGTCCTCACCAGGATTATATTCATTTTTCAAAACCCAGTATAGAGCGTATAAATGATATTCTTGATTTTAGAGAACAGATTTACCATTTTGTAACGGCACTTACTGGTAATATTAAATTTATTGAGTTAGTTAAAACCCATCCGTTTTATAAGGAAACAGAAGCTGTGCTGCCGCAGATTTATGAGGCGCCTAAGCTCTATTCAGCACTGCTTATCTTTCTAAATGCTTCTAAAGAATTAATCACCAGAGAAAAACTCGAAATTTTGGGTTTAACCGAAGAGGAACAGAAGCACATCCCAAGCTTTTCTTATGAGTGGGTAGAGGTACTTTTGCAGTATTATCTGGTTGATTTTAAAGATGCGTATGGTGAAGATGCGGCGGTTCTTTATCCCATTGAAAAAGAACTCAGACGTATAGGAGTACTCGATCAAAAGCGTTTAAATCTTATAGGAGATCAGCGATTTTATAAATCTTTATCACAAAGTGTAACAAAACTGAATAGCATTCTTGAGATTACAAATCTGGAGGCTAAGAATATGGGCGACTCGCTACGGCAAGTCATTCTTTCAGATTATATAAGAAAAGAATTTGTTGATATTCGGCAGAATCAATTGCATACTATTAATAAATTAGGTGTAATTCCTATATTTCAGCATTTACGCTTTAATGGAATTAAAGAACAGTATCTGGGAGTACTCACCGGCTCATTAATTATTTTACACAGTAGTACGATTGATGAATTAAGAAAACACCTCCCTGCAGATGCAATTACCTGGGAGCAAATCCCTGCATCATCATTTTTAATTATTAAACCCAATGCAACTTCAAAAACCTTGTTAATAGGGGCGATAACACACTTATTTGAAACTGGTTTTATAAAAATATTAATAGGTACAAAATCGCTATTAGGAGAAGGCTGGGATTGCCCGGCAATAAATACGCTGGTTTTGGCTTCGTTTGTAGGCTCTTTTGTAATGTCTAATCAAATGCGGGGCCGAGCCATACGGGTTTCACCAAATCAACCCGATAAAGTTGCAAACATCTGGCATCTTGCCTGTGTTGATCCAACCGCAGATAGTGGTGGAGCAGATTACAATTTGCTGCAAAGACGTTTTGATGCTTTTTGCGGCGTAAGCTTAACTGGAGTACCGGTTATAGAGAATGGCAGTGATCGCTTAAATATAAAAGTAGGTTCTAATAACAGTGAAGATCTCAATTTGCATTTTAGAAATTTAGCTTCAAATCGCAATCTTGTCAAATCTCGCTGGAGTGAAGCTATTGAAGAAGGAGCTGTTATGGTTAATGAGCTGAAATTAAATTTTGATGATAATCAACCTTTTAAAGTCAAACGGAAAATCGCTTATGATACTACGCTCAAGTATGCTTTGGCAGAAATAGGTCTAATACTTACTGTTGTGTTACCCGAGATTTTTATCAGTTACCTACGCGTTCTCATCTCTAAAGGAATCATTCATTTTATTGTTGTAGTGGCAGCTGCACTTGCGGTTACATTAATGCCGAAATTTTTTAAAGCATCAAAACTTTATTTATATTTTGGAAGAATAGATAAAGATATTGAGGCAATCGCCAAAGTTGTGTTACGTACAATGATTAATCTAAAACATATACATACACCACCTAAAAATATCGTTTTAGAAATTGAGGAGCCTCATGCAGGTGTTATAAATTGCTATTTAAAAGGTGCTACCGCAAAAGAAGAAAAACTGTTTATATCCTATTTGCAGGAAGTGATATTGCCCATAGAAAACCCAAGATATATATTAGCTCAGGCAAACTGGCTACGAGAGCAACTGGGGTTCTCCAGCTATTTTACAGTTCCTGATGTTTTTGCACAGCGCAAGGAAGATGCACTGGTTTTCTATAATTTTTGGACGCAGCATTTAGGAGAATGTTCTTTGTATTTTACCCGAAATTTAAGAGGCAGAAAATTGTTGCTAAAAGCACGCTTTCAAGCCCTTAAAAAAGATACGCATGTAAGTGCAAAACAGGCTACAATCTGGAAATAA
- a CDS encoding GNAT family N-acetyltransferase has translation MTEESQFEIALLNAEDAKALHLLLKEDNDAFKEYFPITLSENTSLSATKKYIALKEKEAANKTDFTFAIHTIIHPEIAGLVILKDLDFENNEAELAYCLSPRFQGRGWITQAVSQIVDFAFLNHQISSFKIITHKTNTKSIAVAEHSGFVWHSTLEKEFKPEGKEAQDMELYILKK, from the coding sequence ATGACTGAAGAATCTCAATTTGAAATTGCATTATTAAATGCAGAAGATGCTAAAGCGCTACACCTTCTTTTAAAGGAAGATAATGACGCCTTTAAAGAATATTTCCCGATAACTTTAAGTGAGAATACTTCGCTTTCTGCTACTAAAAAATATATTGCGCTTAAAGAAAAGGAAGCAGCAAATAAAACTGATTTTACCTTTGCTATACATACAATTATACATCCAGAGATAGCAGGATTGGTCATCTTAAAAGATCTTGATTTTGAAAATAATGAAGCAGAATTAGCGTATTGTTTAAGTCCGCGGTTTCAAGGAAGAGGATGGATAACACAAGCAGTATCTCAAATTGTAGATTTTGCTTTTTTAAACCACCAGATTTCAAGCTTTAAAATCATCACCCACAAAACAAATACAAAGAGTATAGCAGTCGCAGAACACAGCGGCTTTGTATGGCACAGCACTCTTGAAAAAGAATTTAAACCAGAAGGTAAAGAAGCTCAGGATATGGAGCTTTATATTTTAAAAAAATAA